The Solanum dulcamara chromosome 6, daSolDulc1.2, whole genome shotgun sequence genome contains the following window.
TGGGCTATGAAGGAGTATGAAAACAAAGAATCTTGGATAAAGATGTTTACCATCAATTGTGCTCTAAATCCTGTGGATTATTTGTTTGCTCActctttttatttatcaaaaagaGGTGATTTTTTGCTTATGTTTCATGGTACTGTCATGATATACGATCCAAAGGATAACTCAATCAGATATGCACAGACTAGTGAATTTGATTATGGTCTTTTGACGGAATTCTTTCAAAGTCTAGTATGTCCGCTTTCACAAAATGAATCAAGGACACTACAAGAATAGAGAAGCAGACGTTGTGATAAGTGCAACTATGTAAGTGATGATTTCTAAGagttttattttatgcattttacaAAGGGCATATTTTAGGGAGAACTATAACTCACATCTTCATGGAGACCTAATTTGACTTTTTccatttttagtatttttgtgaaataattttatttttctattgttGCTAATAGCTTATTAATTTCTTTGGCAATATCCTTTCATTAATTTAGTTATTTGGCCAATTAAGGATTGTATCTTTTTTTGATCACTTTACTAGTAACTTTGATATTAGCAAGAATGGATTGAATTAGAAGAAAGCAGTGGCGAAAATATTTGGTTGCTATGGTTATGAAAGTAGATTGAAAAACTTGTGAACACGGGATTCTAGGAAAAGTGGATTTCGTTATGAAGTTTTGTTTAATGTAATCGAGTACATAAAAGTGAAAACTTTTATGATCGTTGAGTATTAATAGTTAAAAAAAACCAGGTGCAATAGTtatgttttttcttatttattgaaTTTAATGAAAAACTCAAAGAAAGCCAAAAGGAATTGCATGagaaaaaatttcaataaaatggAGCTTGAAATGGATATggtaagaaattatttttatgtatgtaAATGGTGAGGCATGGGGGAAGGGTGGAGTTGCTTGCCATTAATGGAGAAGGTTATTTTCTCGAAGTAACGACAAGAGCCATTGGTGAAAGGAAGAAAGCTTTTGTTGGTGAAGATGGAGCTAGAGGAGATATGAAGTTACAATCTCATGCgatctatcttttttaataatGTAACCATCATATATTAGTAGCGTAATACGTATATGTGCTCTTTAACTTGACTTTATTTTAAGTTTAGGCCCTCCAATTTTGGAtttgcacaagtagacacttaaattttTATAAAGTTGTACAAATAGACACATGAGTCATATGTGGCATAATACATATAGGACACCACATAGGATACAAATTCTCATGTAGGATGTCATGTATGACGTGCgtctatttgtttaattttatataaatttaagtgtCTATTTGTGTACACCCAAATTAGAAGGCATAAATATAAATAAGGTCAAATTAAaagacatatttatgtattatacttATATTAGTTCATGGTCTATGCATACAAGTTCACACGAGCCCAATAAACACCTAAGTGTACTAATTCGGGAAATGAAGTTTTAATCAATGTTTAGTGTATATAATTAGGATTTATGACTATGCTAGGGACGTTACCATGCCATAAAACCTTGTTTTACTAGCTAGTCATGAATTATGACAAATCAGTACAGCTACAGAAGATTACAACAATTCAGGGACTTTTTATGCTTAAAGGGGGGAATTTAAACAATGCACAGAAATGGAGGCAGCTAAGAAAGCAAATAATATCTCTCAATCCCATTCACATATTCTTACACCAAGGGCAAAGTTCACGGATCGTGAAAGGGTCCGTATGGGGGAAAACTTCAGAAAGCTTGGGGTTTTAGTTCACGATCAGACGTGTACGGCCATAGACTTCTCCGTATAAAACCACTTTCAGGAGCCCAAACCTTTCCCTTTCCCTTTCCAGGGACACTCATACAGTCTGTGGTAACTTGTACGGACAGTATATTCATGAAGGGGGGTGGTGTCAGTTATTTCTCAAGGATATTTTAGTCGTTGCTCAATCTTTTAATCCCAATACCAATTCGTTTTTAGCTTACCTAGAGGGgtttaaataaatttcaaaggACTCAGTCAAAGgatttcttctctcttaagttTGCTCTCAAGCTTTCCTTTCAAGTCAAGAACAAGGTCAAGTCCAAGTCTCCATTGATAGAGCTTGCTAGGGCTTTAATAatcaaggtatatgaaaatttcatccatggattcctttccatccatggagtacCAAAGGTTTCTCAATtcctcttttatgatgttttcttAAACCCTAAATGTTTGATGATTTAGCATTGTGTTTATTCAATTATGTTCTTACTCAGCTTTGGATGAAAGAGCAAATCAACGGTGGATAAAAATGTTGACACATTTAACGTCTTTTAAggattatgatgaatttaatttatttccaaaaagagaaaagagtTATGAAGAATTCAATCTGTTGCCAAAAAAGAAGGATTATGATGAGtttgaatttggatttgaacAAAAGACTTTTTACGGACGGTTTTACCCTTGATATTTGGCTTAATAGCCCTTTAAATTTATGAGCATATATTTGTTTAGACACTTCAATTATTATTTGTTTCAATtgaattatgataaaatatttattttggacactttcaatttaaattttgaaagttatttttgtgcattatttcaaatatttatcaCGTAAATAAGTTAATCCTTTAAAATATATCACTTACTAAAAAAACGTTCTACGGCACACTAAGATTAATTTGTATGACGTATAATGAAAAGAGGTGACATTTTTTAAGTACAACGTATCTACGCCATGGGCAATTGAGAATAAGGACacaaaaactattaaaatttgaattgaagGAGTTTAATCACCTTATCATGTGTTCAggtatttaattaaaataaataataatttaagtgTCTAAATGGAATTTGCTAACAAATTTAAGGATTATCTATGTATTAAGCTTTAACTTTTTCTGACATTATGTTATTGCCTACTTCTAAAATAGGCATCTTGATTATCTTTGCTCTACATTGTTGATGAAGGATGAAAAGTAAAGCACAATAAGTTTCCTATTAGTATGAAACAATTTCCTGATATGTGAACAAATTTAGTGAAATATAGAAAATGTTTGTAAAGGAATTAAACAAAATTATTAGGAGCGGATGTTTGGagaagaaaattataaaaatataaaagtagtattcatttttatttgaaaatgataCTTAAAGATTGAAGTTGTGTTGATGAATTGGAGTGAAAATTCTGGTCAAACGggcatttaatttttttttcatctctTACAGAAAAAAGGAGGTTTTAGAACTTATATTTATCATGAAATCATGATCAGATTACAAATATTTCATCTCTTATAGAAAAACTTTCATTTACAGTACTTTAGATCTATTCACTACAAATATCTGATCATGAAATTTCAAACTAAAGTGAAATTGTATttcaaaattggaaaaattgttAATAAAGCGTGCTAAGAAACAATGCATGTGAGCAATAAACAAATacaattaagaaaaaagaaaaggctACACAAAACCAAAAAAGAACACTTGAGAGGAAAAAACTAAAACAAGTATACACATCTAGAAATAAACATATGAGAATTGAAAGTATTTTATGATGTGTACATTGTTTTAACCCAACAAACAGAGAGGGTATGTTTAATAGACCCCTAGCTCAagtaaaatataacaaaaaaaacaacGTATATATGTAAAGGCATAAAGTGAATATAGTTGCGAAAAATCTGaagaaaaataacaattaaTGTGATAACTGAAGCAGATAAAACAATAGATAATACTAAGATCCAAGTATACGAGAGAATTATAAAGATTTCTATGAATACAAGGAGATTAATGAAAGCAAACATCCTGATGCTAGAGATGGAATGATCAGTCtaatcctcctcctcctcctcagcAGTAGCAGCAACGGCGACCTTTAAAGAACTACTCTTCTTGTTAGGCAGCAGAATGCTCTGAATGTTTGGCATTACACCACCACTCGCAATCGTCACATCTTCAAACAATTTGCTCAGTTCATCATCAGTCCTAATAGCCAACTGAAGATGCCTTGGATTGATCCGAGTTTTTTTGTTAGCTCTTGCCTCATTTCCAGCTACTTCAAGTACCTACAAAAAATCCCAGATATATAAAATTTAGTAATCACAAACCCTAAAAACTTGACATAtgatcattaaaaaaaaagaagtagagAAATTCACCTCAGCTGCAAGGTACTCAAGTACAGCAGCAAGGAATACTGGAGCTCCAGTGCCAACACGTTTGGCATACTTGCCAACTTTCAGAAACCGGGCGATACGACCGACAGGGAATTGGAGGCCGGCTTTGCTGCTGCGGGAATGAGACTTTTTCCCCGCAGCAGAACCAACGGCTTTTCCTTTACCTGCCATTGATCTTTTTcacttcaaaaagaaaaaaaaaaggcttTGCCTTTCGATTGATAGAAAGAGAGAAATGAAGGAGAAGAATTGAATTGCTCTGTGTGTATGTGAGTTCCTAAAGATGTCTGGTGGTATTTATAGCCCACAGGAGTTATAATTCAGCCAATGAGAAGACAATCACGAGGATTGAACTTGTACGCCGTTAGATGAAAGAGCAAATCAACGATGGATAAAGATGCTGATACATTTAGTCAATTTCAAGGATTATAATGAGTTTgttaccaaaaaaaaaggaatatgaTGTGTTTgtttccaaaataaaaaaggattaTGATGTGTTtgttgccaaaaaaaaaaaaagactatgaGATATTTGTttcccaaaaaagaaaaggattaTGATGAGTTCATTGCCAAAAAAAAGGATTATGATGAGTTTTGGATTTGGACAAAAGATTTTTTTGGAGAcagttttatttttgatattttgactTTAATAGACCTTTGAACATACTTGAAGTTTTACGAGTTATTAAGACTAATTTGTATGAAAGGAGATAAGATATTTTAAATGGCTAACTAATTATCTGCTCGCCAAGCCTAAAAAAAGACAATAGCCTTAGGCCCCCTAATTTGAAAGTCCTTATTTTTAAGCAATAATAGATTATAGATATTTTTTAGTAAGAAATATTGAGTAttgtttataaaaaatataagtttTTCATATAAAAGGAAAGAATTACTAAAAGTTTAACAAATTTAGAATACTATACGTCTGAAGAAATATTAAATGAATTGACTATAataaacttcattaaaaaataaaataaaatttaaggtCCCCATTTGAATTTGGCTTTTGACCAATGTTTGAGCCGCTCCGCTTATTATCCAAGGATTGAACAATCGAAGATACACactagaaatcataatttaaatcgcAAGtgtctaatatatatatatgaacacATTATCATATGTTCAGGTGTTGATCAATTGGGACAAGAAATAGTTCAAGtgtctaaaaaaaataactgaTGAGTTTGATGGGAGTTTGTAGTTATTACGccttggttttttttttctaacatTATGTTATTGCCTATTAGCTAGGTATCGAGAGGATGGAAAAGGAAATTAAGTGCATGtttgatcatatttttataatttttactacAAATCAGTcacaaaaatttgaaaataactCTATTTTGTATTCGTGTTAGCTAGATTGACAACGACCTACTAACTCATCCAGCAATATAGAACAAAGATAATCGAGATGCCTATTTTAGAAGATAAATTAGTTAGGTtcatattacatatataatactactaatataattttatatggaAAAAAAGGAGATTTTAGTTAGAATTTATTTATCAGAAGATCATTATTcagattaataatatttcatctcTTATATATTTATAGAAAAACTTTCATTTACACTACgttagattttttatttttttttatattaaccATGTATATTTCTTGCTTCATCAGTTAAGTTTAATTGTAACAACTATTTCTCATACCAAATAGATATATATAGAAACTCTAATGCAGGTTTCACCATCCTCagttattttttgttaaaaaaaatattttcatgttacaAAATACAAATCCATTGAGGTTTTCAATTCTCAAACAGCAAAAAGCTGGTGTTAATTAGTATTCCCAACACAGGTTGAAAAAACCACCCTAAATCAAAAGGCTACAACAAACCAAAAAGGAACACTAGAGAGGAAAAAACTAAAACAAGTATATATACATCATGAAATGAATATATcagaaatgaaataattctatATTAACAACAAACCAAAAAAGAACACTAGAGAGAAAGAAACTAAAACAAGTATACATATCGAAAAAGTGAACATATGAGAAATaaagttttattcaatttttaaagttTGATATGCTTAAAAGGATATTGGGAACAActataaatgtttttatatgaagaacAACTTCATTGGCTAAATTTTTCATTCATAAAGATTTCTATATAAGCTAACAATTCAATAATCTTCCTCCTCAGCAGCAGCAGCAGACTATTGGGCATAACACCACCATTCGCAATCGTCGCATCTTCAAGCAAATTGCCCAGTTCATCATCATTCCCAACAGCCAACTGGGAATTGAAGGCCTGCTTTGCTACTACGGGAATGACACTTTTTTGCAGCAGTGTAATCAAGGGTTTTTCCTTTAATTTACCGTCCTTTAATGAAGCAGAAGAAATGAACTGCTATGTGTGTATGTGACTTCAAAGAGCAAtttgattttggtattttatagCCCACTAAGGTCATAACCCAGTCAATGAGAAGGCGACCTTGTACGCCGTTGGATGAAAGAGCAAATCAATGGTGGATAACCAAGATGCTGACACATTTAATTGCGAGTttgttgtaaaaaaaaaaaaggattatGATGACTTTGTtgccaaaacaaaaaaaaggattAAAATGAATTTGTTGCCAAAAAGAAATTTTGTTTACAGTATCCTagaataattttcttttcaacaTCTTCAGGATATTATTTTATCAAGGTTACGCAAATTTCATACACATTCATGATGATAGACTAGTTGAGATTTGCATAACCCTAGTAAGATGGTGTTGTAAGAAATATAATTGTCAAGTTTTTTTCTTAACATTAACCgggtatattttttatttcatcagtTTAGTTTAATCGCTACAATAATTTCTCATATCAAATCTTGAAATATAGAAACTTTAATGCTAAGtctttgtaacaccccaaattttttTCGCCAAgattcgaaccattcttcatgtgcATGTAGGATCAAACTCGGtgacttctagttgtatatatgagttaggatcaattcctaagtattttaagtgtattagatgtgttttagggtcataacgGATCtgtaacaccaagtcgagtccaaagaatttctatcggctaagttttcgtatgagttcgtataagggtcaacttcaaatgactatatctcctagaatataatgaattagatggcctatgacctatcaaattaaagatctttgagtcttctttccaactccaccaagattgcatttttcggagttcggagtaaaacgTTATGCCCATTCGACCAGAGAGGTGTGCGACAAGTCCGCGACGCAGACCTATCGCGGACTTGGCCAGTTTTTGCTTCAACTTAAAATTTTAGCAAAAATTGAACAATGGTGGAACAAGTCCACAACGCGGACCTGTTCCAACTTAGTTCAAATTCTGCCagttttcatatttttgggAGGGACTTTTTGGTCTTTTCTCCACATTTCCCAAAGCTTAACCCTAGCCGTTTTGGGACAAAAAGCTCAGTTCCCTCATAATATACAAAGAGTTTTCCTCTCCTTCACCTTaggagatttgagagaagagactagaaaggagaaaaagagcaaagattcaagatcttcaagccatgttttttattttttgtgagacaatcttcattccaggtatgtaaggtaacgttggattgagttcatccatgtagcctacatcttcattgatttgagttgagttgagtttgaggttccatgagttgagttcttgagttatctataatttctattgagttttgtatataaattcatataaattattgaatctatgattggttgattcgttcataccctggcaaagtatggacggacgtggcaaaaacatcggcttgttgtacatcactggtgtaacaccccccaaatattttccctaagattcggacctttcttgtatacgtgtagggtcgaactcgattATTGTGaagcgtatgcatgagttaggatgagttcctaagtaattaaagagtgttagaggtgatgtggggtcataaaggatccctagaaccaagctaagtccaaaaggattcgtcttgggtaagttgttgagggagtttgtataagggtcgacttctaacggccatagcatttgaaatatgacgatctgggtggcccacaacctattaaattaaaggtcgtcgagtcttctttccaacgccaccaaaaatgtaatttttggagttcggagtcaaaagatatgacgatcctaagacggacgGGTACtataggaatttcaggcctgggtgacaACTACTGGAAAcctaggcttggcgccgcagtggcgcgacacgccactatcgcgccaggaacaagcctcagtagtttggtccttagcgcggcgcgccactacgagatgtgcagggttttcaagcctattttctaaaacccaaaaaatatgggcttggcgctgcaagggcgcgacgcgccactatcgcgccacaaaacagcctcagtagtttggtcccttgCGTGACGCTCCACTACtgggttgcagggtttttaagcctattcgacttggcgctgcagtggcgagacgcgccactatcgcgccaagagtgtttttggcctattttctagatttttggagaaagggcaatttgggaattttcccaaattatatatgtatctgcCTTGGGAcgtttttgggaccattttcagtccctctctctctctctctaaaagccctaacatttccctctcttcttcttcttcttcttcttctccaaatccttctccaacaaagagtgcctccaagagcttcaagaattcaagccttccattggagacccaacatcaaggtcttcttcaaagtcttcaataaggtatgtaaggctacccaaaacatgggttgagtccacccatgtgccctacatctttcTTAAGATttattgttcataagaatggagtttaatgatagatttatgtccaacaaggtctttttcatctattaccctaaaaaaaaattatgttgatgttgtggagtcaagaaagtgatgttggtatgagttgattgagatgagaggttgaatatatatatatttcgttgatttttttcttaactACGTTTACTAtgctaaatatgttaatttccTTATATGTGGTTTCTCactttgaattgttgatttagaaccttggagttgtgatgagtcccaaaagatttgttaaataaatagaggaacgattggataggtttgtatgttgttataaatgcatatttaatctactcttgaaagatgtgattgggattgatcggatagtatgattgggagagatttgattgtgatagagttgatgagttgacgaggttgtaaatgagacttgtcgatatgatttgattgagttgattggatagagttttatgagcattgagtctt
Protein-coding sequences here:
- the LOC129891803 gene encoding probable histone H2A.3; the protein is MAGKGKAVGSAAGKKSHSRSSKAGLQFPVGRIARFLKVGKYAKRVGTGAPVFLAAVLEYLAAEVLEVAGNEARANKKTRINPRHLQLAIRTDDELSKLFEDVTIASGGVMPNIQSILLPNKKSSSLKVAVAATAEEEEED